The nucleotide sequence AAAAACAATAAAGTTGCGCCATATGCTTTTAGCTCGAAAAAGAGTTGTCGTCCATcgcattttcattttgtattttgtgGCATTTTTCTCAATGAAATGCCAgctttctctctctctttcaTTTTTCAGCTGAACTGCAATTTTGTGTCTACATAAATTTTATGCACTTGGGTGGGTGGGAAAATGCAGGGCAAAGGACAAACGACAAACGACAGGTGAGGGAGTGGGAAATTGTTGGAGGCTTTTGAAGAGCACAGCCGAGCAATTTGTTTTTGGTCTTTCTcatgttgttttttttgtcCCCCCCCcaattgttattgttgtttctGGCAACGGATTGGGTAAATTGCATTGCAATTTTCGGCCCTGGGGAAAACACTCAGACGACCAGAGTTCTGTGGATTGAGTTATTTTCAGATTGCAGTTTGTCATCGGATAGCCGGTGCGGATTAGAAAGTACTTTGTCCTGACAAGCTGCTTTGAGCGGGGGAGTCGTTAAAGGACAGTTTGGGAATAGATTGGTGATTTCAGGTGCTGCATAAAATATTATGTCAAAGGAtgcaatttatgggcttttaggTGAGGTGGTTTCTAACACTCAAATTAAAGGTTCCATTTCTCTTAATTCAATATTTTGATGAaatctttttatttatatttattattattaattatttggattgaaaataataaaatctgCCAGTATGTTCCAAAAAATTCTTCTTAATAAGCACCTACTTATCTTAATAGTTTCCTACGCACTAGAATCTTGAGCCCTATTTTAGGTACAACCCAAGTAACGtctaatattttttagaaatggGCTTATCATAACAAAAAGCACCCATGTACAATTATTtttgataattttttatatgtCTTAAAGTAGTCATATAACATTTTAAGTACTCATATACGTTGCTTATCCAACAAACTAGTTTCTTATTAGTTCCATGGTGTGTTGCGTCTTGAACAAAGTCCTTAAATATATCAAGTCACCTTAAGTGCTTAATTTAATGTGTACGCCATCAGTTTGAGGGGAGGCCATAAAAAGTTGGATGATGGCTCGTGACCAAGCACCTTCCCTGCTGTTTATTTGACGCAATTAAAATGCGTTGGATGGGGTGAGAACGGTAGGGGTTTCCATATGAAGAGTGGGGACGTTAAGTGCGCCTAATCGAATTACATGTCGCGGTGACGACTGCTGATGTCATCGCCATCATCATTTTCGGGTTTCGGTTTTTCCCACACAACTTTCAGCAAATCCTTGCTTATTCGTGACCCCTCTCTCACCATCAAAAAGGGCTTCTTTAGCATTCCATTTTTCTGGGTCAGTAGCCATAAAATTGACAGACGTCTTTCACACGGCAAAAAATCCTGCAGACGACGTCGCTTCGTAAAGTTCAACAACCGATGGAGGAAAACCACACAGCCACACACGTGCAGGGGAAACCCCACCCGAAAATACCACCCCCACCGCCCCGGCCCACAAAGCTTGCTTTTCAACATCTTCATTGAATTATTTCGCAAtctattttaataaatttcatATCCTTTGGCATTATTTCCCATTTCCTGGGACAAAAATCAATAACGCACATAACGCAGTCACGATTTGTTTTtgcccacacacacatgcgTTCCATTTGGCacataaaaaaagaaatatggTCCCAATTTAAGACTGAAAATTGTCCCAAGCAGCGaccaatttttttatttcgggaTTTTTCTTACCGTCCAAACTCTCCTCTTTTTTGGGATTTTGTGCAGGGCGCAGGCGCCCTGGAAAATGAGCTTATATCCGAATGGAAGAAAGGCAGGACGTGCAGGGGATGTCCACACAAAAGGTACAGCAATTTGCTAAGGGCATTATCAAAACATATTCATATTTAAGCGAGTTATTTATGTTGTTTTACTTAGTTACAACCGTTTGTCGTTGAGCTGCCATCCATATACCATTGCTAGCCTGAAGGGCTCTCTTAGTTTCAACACCATATTTTTCTTATAGAACTAAGTTTTTTTGTTAACCATATAATCTTTCTAGAATGATTTCGTTTTGtatatcaataaaaaaatacctTAGGAGTATATATTGGaacataaaaataagaatttagaataattttaaattatcaaaaaataatagatataattatttattttataatttaattattataggGTTTCGTTTTGGCCTTTGGGGATCATACACACAAACCACCCGGCTCAAGAATGttcaatatttttgaattattGCGCCATGTGTTCTTCCTCTACCATGAACATGAGTCGTACTTTTCCCGATCTGGTAACAACCACATCTTTTTTCTCTTTGACCCCCAATCTGCATAGCAACATCCTTTCACCCATTCACCTCTCTCTTCTTCTTTCCCTTTCACCTTTCTCTGCACTGCTTGGACTATTTAAATACGAATTCTACACCAAGGACCTTTTTACATACCAAAACCTACCGCTGCAGGGCGCCACCATTGCCAATGCTTGGTAGCCGCTAGATGTCGCTACAAATAAAATCGTGTAGTTACACTCAGAAAAGGACTATTGAACAagagaattttttttaattcagtaGTTTATGCATACgtattataaatatacttgaatataatttttcacgaataaataGAAAAGCACGACCTCCTCCTTGCCAATTTGAAATTTTGTTGTAATGCACTCGGAAGTCTCGCTATAATGATGGAAAGTCTTCCTGAGGAAGGATTCAAATCAATAAAATTCCATTACAGCTGCAAAAACATACCATGTATAAAAACTCGTTTATCAGCTATTGTAGGGAATTGTTCTTAGCGTATCCGGAACCTTAGAGCCAGCCGGCAGGATGGTAGCTGTATGGTCAGATCTATGAAGTACATAGCTTCTATGCTAATCTGACCACCTCTAATCCAGGCGaagtttactttttttttttgtcatcCTTCTCAACTGTCGGATACAGGTCGCAATCAATTAAATATATGAGTCTTTAAATGGAAGTAAGAGAGCATCGTCCTATGATTTTGAATATAATCTGCTTCGtcttatgactttttataacATTGCTGCCAATCCCAAAGCTACACCAGTGACAAGTGCATGTGCTGCAACTTCTTTACCGCTCATACCGTCATCACCTTTCTTTTCACCGCCCCCCGAATCTGGAATGCatggaaaattttcattttcattagTTGGGATTGTCGATGATGATCGTGAAAATTTTCAACGCATCCCAGACCATACAAATTGGCAAGGTGACAAAAAAGGATAAACGATATAGCGGCAGAATCGAATATAAATAATAGAATACTAAGGCCTAACTTAAATGGGCGTAAAAGAAAATTCTGGGAAGCgttaaaaattttacattaaaaaaaagtaaggATCATAAAATATGTCTAGAATATGAACAATGGAATATAAAAGGAATAGCAACATAGATTAATTCAATTTAACTGCGTTGTTTAGATaactaataaaatatatatatatctttttttattgaatattttttgtaaaatgtatcACTTACATGATGGGCCATTGACATCGCCTTGTCTGGCCAAGATCGCCCCGGGTGGCATTTCATAGTCACTACGGCCACCCCACTGTAGAAaatgataaataaattataaatattaaatagaGAGTAACCGACAACGACGATAGGTAGGACACTGACCTTGCGGCTCTTTGGTTTATACCAAGGTCCTTGGCGCGATTCAAAAAACTCGTAATGCGCCGAGTCCTTGGTAAACCAGACATCATCCTTGGTCAGACCCAGCCTGATCATGGCACCAACTTTGAGGAACAAACCAACTACACTTATGACCAAAATGGGAAGTACCTGTGGGATGGATTAGCTTTGTTTGAGATTGACATAAAAGTCGAGGAAAGATAACTATTTTGTTTATAAGagttatataaataaaacgaTGCTACTTAAGTAGCTTTAAAGTggggtaaattttttattttcttgttcacaatgtttttaattttagaaagaCAATTTCTGTGAAATTAATACGACATTGTTTTAGCTTTCGATGTCACTGCTTCTTTCTACTTCCCCTGTGAAATGTTAAGTTGAAATTGGATTgtaaaatcaaatatattatCAATACCCAGTATCCTGCAACGAAAACATTCGATTCCATCTCATTGAACTACTTCGCTTTTGTGGCTTCCTACCCATATTTTCTATAAACAGGTTTGCACTGGTGTTCAATTTCCTTAGGGCCAGCCATGGTGTTGCAATTGCTATCCATATAGATTGGAGGCCTCGGGCCGAGCTTAGACGATCCGAACCCTCGAATCCATACCAAGCAATCGCGGAAGTCCGGCCAATGTGATGTGTAATTTTACCACAGATTTGACCTCCAATCCATAttcacattattttttttcttatccTGTTCCTTTTCAAATGTGGAAGACAGGACATGGTCATTTGAGCACCTCATCATAAGATTCCTTTAATCCTCCTTTCAACATTCCCAGCACTTTAAGCGGAAGAAGCCGACGCGGATGCACTCACGGCAGCAGGACCTGCCATTTTCCCATGGGGTTGCTTTCGCTCCTTGTCAACTGGAAGGCAAACACATTTTAGATTACCCAAAGAAGCCgtctaatatttattttgtaaagaTTGTATAAGACTAGCAATATAACTTACATGATGGTCCTGCTATGTCCCCTTGATAAGCTTGAACTAAACCAGGTGGAACTTCGCATTTTTGATTATACCTTAAAAACTGTGGGAAGGTATTCTTATAATTCTCTCTGGGCCGCACTAGCATCTAGACTCACCTTTAGATATTTCACGGGGTAGAAGTTACTATTTCGGGTCTCGAGATTTTCACAAGCAGCCGAATTCGCAGTGTAGGCAACATCATGCCTGGTAAGACCAATCTTTAACCAGGATATCACTTCGGCGACAAATGCCACGACCGTAATTGCTATAATAGGTAATGCCTAAGGGATAGAACCCAAATAATAGTCATGCATAGGATTTCAAAGATTAAAATATCCTTGCAGACAACTATATTGAGCCGTATCCGCAAAAAACGTAAGCAAACGTTCCGGGAATCGTTATTGGAATCGCCAAAGAATATTTTGGAATTCGAGCCCTAACCGCAATAATTTaaagttctttaaaaatgAAAGAATTATTTCAATTGtattaattatttgtttaatgTATAAAAACCAATAAATACAATACATTACTTATTATATTTTCGCGGTTAGGGCTTGATATAGTAGTCTGAGAAAAACAAGGTGCTAATTGTTTATTATCAGAAGTCAATCCATAAGATTTCAGGTCTATAGCATCACGAAGTGACAAATAATGCAATAATAGCCTAAATAGCTCCATATTCATATCATAAATCAttcaaaattgtttttaactCAGCATTTCTCAAGTGGAAAATGTCGCTCTCAACATCACTCTGCACTCTTTTATTTAATGTCGCCTTTCTTATTCGCACTCCGACGCTATCTCTGTTCGAATCTATTTATGGGTGTAggcaaaaacattttaaagggTCGATGTGTTTGATAATATATTGGATTTTTCAAACCACGCGCCCAAACTACATTGTTGTTAGTAAAAGCTGTTACTTAACATAGTAAACGTCGAAACTTAACAGAGGTAGCAAAAAAATACTGTTCAGCTGTCAAGTCAGCTGTCATTTGGTATTTTTCGGTTCCCTGCGCACGCTGCTTCCGAAATCCTGACAACCGACGCCGGCAGAGGCAGAGGGTAGGCAGAGATAAAGCAGCGGACGCAGCAACATTCGAACTTCGATTTTCAAACTGCGCAGTCGCAACCGCAAACCATAAAAGAAAAAGAACTCGAAACAGAATATTAACAGGATAAATTCAGTGTCGTGCAGCTAGAACATTTCCGAAATCGTTTTGGGCACTTATTTATGGCTTTGGCCCTTTACATTAATTCGCGAGCTTGTtgagcaacaacaaaaaaataaaacgcaATTCATTGCCATTGGCAACAACAAAGTAGAGCCGAAAAAAAGGGAAGCGTAGTCAAAGCAAGTGgcgaaaaccgaaaaaaatcAGAAGGAAACAAGTctatacttttttttgggaaacCATACAAGTGGCGAAATTCAAGATTTTCTGGGAAATATAATCAAGTGGCTATAGAAAACCAAAGAAAAAATCATACCAAAGGAAAACAGCTATAAAAAAAACGGGAAACCTCATTTTTCTTTTGACCAACTGTCAGTCAAACGGCCTTCAAAATTCAGATAAAGCAGGAAATGCACGCGCTTCAGGAGGGCGCCACCATGCTGCACCAGCCGCCGCCACCCACTTCTGGGGAGGATCACCTGCTCACCGCTGACAGTTTCTTTTACGCACGCAGCAATCCCATGGAGAACGCGGCCGCAGCCGCTGCCGCCGCAGCAGCGGGCTTGATTGATCCACATCACAACCGGGATTTGCACCAGGCCCTGGTGGCTTCGATAGCCAACAATGGTGTGGCCGCCATTGGCGGTGGCTTGACCACAGCGGCGGTCTTGAAGAGTGccgcccagcagcagcagcaagcACAGCAACAACAGGCTGTGGTGCAACAGACCCAGAACTCGGTGGTCGTGTCCTCTGGACAGGATCAGCCCAAACAGGAGCAGGCCCAACAGGCAGCATTGGCCCTGCTCAAGGAGAATGTGAACGCCTCGGCTGGGGCAGGACAAAACAATGGTCAGGCCGCCATGGGGGGCAGCAACAAGAGCGGCTCCTCCGGCAGATCTACACCCAGTTTGAGCGGAGGCAGTGGCTCCGATCCCGCACCGGGCAAACTCTTTGTCGGCGGACTCAGCTGGCAGACATCCTCGGACAAACTCAAGGAATACTTCAACATGTTTGGCACCGTCACCGATGTACTCATCATGAAGGATCCCGTCACCCAGGTAAGCCGAAATATCCTCTATTTTCATCTATTATATGTCGTCTACTATTTTTATATGATGATGTACCTTCATAATCCCCCTGCCTTTCGGGTTTACAGCTACCATTTTGTGATTTACCTTTTGCACAGCTGCAAAACTGCAGGTTTTGTCGCCCTCTTTGCATTTTCCTTTTCTACCAGCCTTCCAGCCGAGGTTTAGAATTACAGTTCTTTCGGCGTTACGtgccaaaaacaaaagaatCAAAGTAAGAAAcagaaggaggaggaggagggaGAGGAAGAGAATGAAAGGACCACCGAacccaaatttaatttaatcagGTTTTATATGTAGATCAGCTTGTCGGGGTTGATCCACTCGGAACTGTTTATAGGGACACGAACTTAAGAACCAATTTCCTTGTCATAATTTGTATGCAGGGTGTATCAATTTTCTTATGAACATGCTGGCCACCATTTCCTGAGAAGTTTGGGGCGTAAGATTTCGGTTAAAGTAGCGAGAAATTTGatagaataaatattttattataggATCTTAAATCTTATACAATAAATTACTTTTCTAGACCAGGTTCCACTTGGACATATTAGTAGTTTTGATCAAAAGCCAAGAAATGCACTTCGAAATTACCTTTCGGATTATCTTGTTTCTAAGAAACGTCAAAGGTGTGCTGACAAATGATTTAGACATTATCGATATCTAGCCATAGGAGTTTTCCCTCGAAAAAGTAGAGTTATGGCAGCGGAAATTGACTTTTTGGAAATGCTTAATGCCTTGAGCAATTTGTCCGCTTGATAAGCGGACATTATCCACACATCCTACATGCATTTAGTCGGCGGTACCTATACACATATATTTCCATTCGATTATATACAATGTGGCTCCCCAACGAAAAAGAGCGCGCGCGCTGCTTTCGGGCCATAAAACAGCAGCTGCCGCATTGTTCCTGTTCGAGTCCTGTTCCTACGGCGCAGCTGTTCCAGCGACCTCCGCAACTAGGGTTTCTGGGGTTCGGGTTCGGTGTTTAAGGATTCGGCGGCACAGGACAAATTCTATACGTACACCTGGGGTTGTTTCCGAGCCAATTGCGCAATTACGGAATGAGTCGGACGGCCACGACTGCATGATAGGGCAGTTATATTCGCCGCGATCGACTAACGGGGTTGTGTCCTGTCCCCTCAACAGTAGAACCCGAAagatatacacacacacacactaaaAACACACCTTTTGTTCCATTCCCCCTCtttgaaaagaaaaaaaaagaagaagagagtatacaaaaaacaagaaacAAACAAAGCGAGAAGAAAACTGGTTTACCAACTGTCTTTGCTTATGAAGACGATCCTTGCGATGATCGGGGGAATACTGTAGTCCATAAGCACCTAAGATCAGTCAGTTAAATAGCTAGTCATATGATGTAGTAAACCAAATGTATGAACTACTAAACATaacataattttaataaacatAAAACCACAATCAAAAGTGAGGAATCTCGAGTCAAGGACAAGGCCGGAAGCCAATAAAGGAACCAAAGCAGCCTGAATACCTGGGGCCCAGGTAACCATAGCCATAACCAGGATGCCAAACCACAGGATGACGAACCAGCGTCGGCTTAGGTACattattcaaaaaaaaaaaaagaacccACAAAAAGCAATCGCCAAGTACTTTAACTACTGTATAAAAAAGAGAACGTTTAGCGTACTTGAATTACTCAATACTGGCGCATCGTAACTCTCGTATATCGTATAACTCTGAGCAATAATAATAACTGCATAATTGTAATCGTATCTCTAATTGAATGTACTCGTTCTTGTACTCTCCTAATCGTACTCGTACTCCGTATTGTGTACTTGGTTTATTTTAGCGTTTCTCAcccaataaaaacaaaaaagtattcaacaaaaatacaaatccACGCATTGATTTTAAGCAAGCCTCCAAAAGCAAATCAAACTAACGAGTTTATCTTTCATATCTTACACCGTTGTTAAATCTAGAACTCAATTGAGAACATAGTTGAAAGAGGCGTGCTTTACCCCAATAATATACTATCCAATGCCCATGTTCCCATTTTAGTGTAAGATGGAATCGAAAATCGTCCTGGCAACTGTTGACTTGATTGTGTAACATAAATAAGAACCTTAGTTTAGCATAATTTACCCAATATTACAACTTATTACCATATTACAAGACCCCGTAAAAGTTAGACCTTATAAATAACCATTATCCGCCATTTTGTTTGTATGTGTTTAGTTAatgctttttaatttactttgGCAAATCGAATCATTAAAATTAACAATGTATTTTAAGTTGCGTATTTCGAATACTTAtcgaaaaatacattttttgtgTTCTGTTATGTCGctgattttttgtttttgacaaTCCGCCGTTTGTAACCGCATTAATTGGAAGAAATCCATTATGCTTAGTAAATAGAACACCCAAAATTCGGCATAAATTCATAAATCAATACTTATAGGATATGTTCTAGGTCCTGTAAATGTATGTAGCTAGTTGTGTTACCCCACGAAAATCCCCACCCATAAATAAAGCTCgtctttaaaaatggaatttACCCGAGGGTTAAATAATACACtagaaattatatatttttctctttAGGTAGGTAGTCTTATAGTTTCTCTCTATTTCTCTCTGGAATTATgtacaataaaatgtatttgagCCATTTGACTCTACTTTGCCCTAGGCTTAAGAAAAAATTGTATCCCCCCATTACTGTAATATATGTAACCGGTACGAGAATAATTAATTAGACTAAGCAACAAATATCACACATTCAATACTCATTCTTTGTAAAAACTATTAAGTAATTATTAAGCAAAACTAACCAAAGAATACGAATTGTATGGCAAAACGGGTTTAAACATTAATTGCAAGAAAAACaagcaacaaaaaaaagaggacTTTAGATTATAATTAGAAAGCATATCTAGAGCATTCCCACTTTATCTAATAAACCTATCTTGAAGACACAGTGCGTTTTAGAACTATAAAGTAATTATTGCAATATAATACAGTAAATTTCAcgaaataaattttataaaattcttTTCAATGTACATTTGAAACTAGCTATTGAATTTATAGCTCTGAGCCGCACTATTTCCACTTTTCTATATATCAAAGCCTTACTATCACATACACCATATGTAATTGCCACATACATTTGTATCCTTGAGTTGAGTTCGCAATCACGGCTGAGTGAACGAATGTTTTTGGTATCCTCCAGTTTTCGTGTATATATCTATGCCTCCTGTACCTACATTTATATCTGGGATCTAGAGGGGTGCCGCATCAGTATGGTGAACACGTTGAATGCATATATTTCGTAATGTTTCTATGATATATGTATGTTCCAGTTTAGCAAATGACCATATATCGATCGATCTACTTGCGTATAAATATTGGTATTCTGTTAACAAAGCAAAAGTATCCTTAGAagaattttagtttttagttgaaacattttttgtgttctttggatttaaattaaaacttGTTTGTGTTTACTccacaaaataataaaaaaaaacattgaaaaAACAATGCAAATTTGATGAGCAAAAGCGTAAAAAGGCCACGCCCAATTCAGTCGATAAAGCCATCTACATACATGCATTTAAACTGTATCCGTATCTGTGTTTACATATatctttaaatataatttttatatacTTGTGGAAGATCGAGTTCCGATCGACTTGATTGATTCTTACTTTGTTGGACTTTTGCTAACGTTCCGTAGGACATTTTACGATTATTAATCCTAGTTATATAACTACAACTACATTTGCAACTTAGACTTAGTCGCCTCTAACCGAAGCTCTGTTTTTTGCACTTGATTCCCCGCAAAAACTAATGTATCCGTGtctatttgtttttcttcCCCACCCACACACAAATCTATACTGAACAACTACAGCGCAGTCGCGGCTTTGGTTTCATCACATTCCAAGAACCCTGCACCGTGGAAAAGGTCCTCAAGGTGCCCATTCACACACTCGATGGCAAGAAGATCGACCCCAAACATGCCACCCCAAAGAACCGACCCCGACAGGCCAACAAGACCAAGAAGATCTTCGTGGGCGGCGTCTCGCAGGACACCTCCGCCGAGGAGGTCAAGGCCTACTTCAGCCAGTTCGGCCCTGTCGAGGAGACGGTCATGCTGATGGACCAGCAGACAAAGCGCCACCGTGGCTTCGGATTCGTCACCTTCGAGAACGAGGATGTGGTTGATCGTGTCTGCGAAATCCACTTCCACACCATCAAGAACAAGAAGGTCGAGTGCAAGAAGGCCCAGCCTAAGGAGGCGGTCACCCCGGCTGCCCAGCTCCTCCAGAAGCGCATAATGCTAGGCACCCTGGGCGTACAGTTGCCCACAGCTCCAGGTCAGCTAATTGGAGGCCGCGGCGCTGGCGTGGCCACCATGAACCCTCTGGCCATGCTCCAGAATCCCACACAGCTGCTGCAATCCCCGGCAGCAGCCGCCGCCGCCCAGCAGGCCGCCCTCATATCACAGAATCCGTTTCAAGTACAAAATGCCGCCGCAGCAGCCTCGATGGCCAATCAAGCGGGCTTCGGCAAGCTGTTGACCACATATCCGCAGACCGCGCTGCACAGCGTCAGGTTAGTTAaatttctatgtatttaagaaCGTTACTAATAGAGTGTTATCTCCCTTAGGTATGCACCCTACTCGATCCCCGCCAGCGCCGCCACTGCCAACGCTGCCCTGATGCAGGCCCATCAGGCGCAGAGCGTGGCCGCCGCTGCCCATcatcaccagcagcagcaacagcagcagcaccaccaccagcagcagacCCACAACGCCCATGTGGCCGccgcccagcagcagcaacagagcCACCAGCACGCCGTCTCCAACTCCGCTTCGCAGGCGCACTCGGCGGCAGCGGCTGCCGCTCTGGCGGCCAATGCCGCGAATGGAGCCGGTGCCGCTGGAGCCCACAGCTTGGCCGCTGCCGCCCAACAGGCGGGTTTGATGGCCGGCAATCCCCTGAATgccgctgctgccgccgccgccgctgctgccAATCCGGCGGCTGCCTACCAAAACTACGCCCTGGCCAACGTGGATATGTCCAGCTTCCAGGGCGTCGATTGGAGCACCATGTACGGCATGGGCATGTACGTCTAAGACGCGGGTTTTGTTTGGTAATTTGAATGAAACACTCACCATACACCATACTCCACCACCCCATACACTCATTCACTCCCATGTGAAACACCACCACCCCTAGTTGTAGTTCCATACGAAATCCACATGGCCCCCATCCATAAATATTCATAGAACCACACAGAAACACTCTCTCATACGAAGTTGGTTTTCCTTTGAGTTTGGCTTAGTTAGTAGTCCGCAACACGGAAGGCAAATTAAGTATTATATTTAAGGAGCCCTCGGGCGAGTTCAATAAATACTaactaatatatatatatacatataaaaaaaatcataagcAATATAagcaacaaacaaacaacaacaaaaaaggaagcaaagcaaagcgaaatcgaggaaaaacaaaattcaaaaccaAAAAGCAAAAATTACGAAGCGATAGAGAAGCAAAAGAAGGAAAACACATTAAAAACCACCGATTGTGATTGCGTTTAAATGTAGCCgttaatatataatttttagtgCATAAAAAAACCATTAAACCTAAtcctaaattaaaataaacaaataaaaaaactaaaagtaaatatatatataaatacatatttatgAAAAGCAAGAGCAAGGAATGAATCTTATAAGTTGACTCACGCTCGTTTAACCAAGAATGGCGCtcattatttaaaaattaaagaaatctttattattttggaGCCGTAAACTCAACTGAAATCAATGAGAAACTACTCCTGCAAGGGCAGTATTAAGTAATCGAATGAAACTGCAAAAGAAAACATTTTGCTCAAGACAAAGAGTTATTAATTAATGTTTAAACCAAGCTAACCAACTAAAGCGATGAAACCCAAAATGAAACTATTATTTTAGAGGTTTAGTTGAGTTCGAATTTAATTCACCCAGCATAGATTACAACAACAGAGTTAACCAATCACCAACGAACATCACCAACTCACGTACACAAACACTCGAAAACCCCATCCCCCTATATCTTCTATCTCCCTAACTCTGTTCTTTGTACTTAATAATATAACTTAAAACAATACAAATACCACAACGAACAAACCAAATTTCTGTTGTGTTTTGTGTGTGCGAATCTTATTTGATTTAGTTTTAGAACTAGTTTAGTCTCCACTCAATCTCAACCATTTGTAGCAAGTAACTCAATAACATTTGTTGAATATTTTGGCATTTGcatattactattattataaTTTCGACCGACAGAAAGTTCTCTGGACTAGAGCGgccttttttatattttataagacATTTAAGTGAGAACGACTCC is from Drosophila suzukii chromosome 3, CBGP_Dsuzu_IsoJpt1.0, whole genome shotgun sequence and encodes:
- the msi gene encoding uncharacterized protein msi isoform X3, which codes for MLFENPAVAAKLPFPYNVPPPLQAAAAAAAAVPNLRSVSEMNATSLYAGNPMENAAAAAAAAAAGLIDPHHNRDLHQALVASIANNGVAAIGGGLTTAAVLKSAAQQQQQAQQQQAVVQQTQNSVVVSSGQDQPKQEQAQQAALALLKENVNASAGAGQNNGQAAMGGSNKSGSSGRSTPSLSGGSGSDPAPGKLFVGGLSWQTSSDKLKEYFNMFGTVTDVLIMKDPVTQRSRGFGFITFQEPCTVEKVLKVPIHTLDGKKIDPKHATPKNRPRQANKTKKIFVGGVSQDTSAEEVKAYFSQFGPVEETVMLMDQQTKRHRGFGFVTFENEDVVDRVCEIHFHTIKNKKVECKKAQPKEAVTPAAQLLQKRIMLGTLGVQLPTAPGQLIGGRGAGVATMNPLAMLQNPTQLLQSPAAAAAAQQAALISQNPFQVQNAAAAASMANQAGFGKLLTTYPQTALHSVRYAPYSIPASAATANAALMQAHQAQSVAAAAHHHQQQQQQQHHHQQQTHNAHVAAAQQQQQSHQHAVSNSASQAHSAAAAAALAANAANGAGAAGAHSLAAAAQQAGLMAGNPLNAAAAAAAAAANPAAAYQNYALANVDMSSFQGVDWSTMYGMGMYV
- the msi gene encoding heterogeneous nuclear ribonucleoprotein D-like isoform X4 — encoded protein: MLFENPAVAAKLPFPYNVPPPLQAAAAAAAAVPNLSNPMENAAAAAAAAAAGLIDPHHNRDLHQALVASIANNGVAAIGGGLTTAAVLKSAAQQQQQAQQQQAVVQQTQNSVVVSSGQDQPKQEQAQQAALALLKENVNASAGAGQNNGQAAMGGSNKSGSSGRSTPSLSGGSGSDPAPGKLFVGGLSWQTSSDKLKEYFNMFGTVTDVLIMKDPVTQRSRGFGFITFQEPCTVEKVLKVPIHTLDGKKIDPKHATPKNRPRQANKTKKIFVGGVSQDTSAEEVKAYFSQFGPVEETVMLMDQQTKRHRGFGFVTFENEDVVDRVCEIHFHTIKNKKVECKKAQPKEAVTPAAQLLQKRIMLGTLGVQLPTAPGQLIGGRGAGVATMNPLAMLQNPTQLLQSPAAAAAAQQAALISQNPFQVQNAAAAASMANQAGFGKLLTTYPQTALHSVRYAPYSIPASAATANAALMQAHQAQSVAAAAHHHQQQQQQQHHHQQQTHNAHVAAAQQQQQSHQHAVSNSASQAHSAAAAAALAANAANGAGAAGAHSLAAAAQQAGLMAGNPLNAAAAAAAAAANPAAAYQNYALANVDMSSFQGVDWSTMYGMGMYV
- the msi gene encoding uncharacterized protein msi isoform X1 is translated as MLFENPAVAAKLPFPYNVPPPLQAAAAAAAAVPNLRFQTPIKAFACLTAATRSVSEMNATSLYAGNPMENAAAAAAAAAAGLIDPHHNRDLHQALVASIANNGVAAIGGGLTTAAVLKSAAQQQQQAQQQQAVVQQTQNSVVVSSGQDQPKQEQAQQAALALLKENVNASAGAGQNNGQAAMGGSNKSGSSGRSTPSLSGGSGSDPAPGKLFVGGLSWQTSSDKLKEYFNMFGTVTDVLIMKDPVTQRSRGFGFITFQEPCTVEKVLKVPIHTLDGKKIDPKHATPKNRPRQANKTKKIFVGGVSQDTSAEEVKAYFSQFGPVEETVMLMDQQTKRHRGFGFVTFENEDVVDRVCEIHFHTIKNKKVECKKAQPKEAVTPAAQLLQKRIMLGTLGVQLPTAPGQLIGGRGAGVATMNPLAMLQNPTQLLQSPAAAAAAQQAALISQNPFQVQNAAAAASMANQAGFGKLLTTYPQTALHSVRYAPYSIPASAATANAALMQAHQAQSVAAAAHHHQQQQQQQHHHQQQTHNAHVAAAQQQQQSHQHAVSNSASQAHSAAAAAALAANAANGAGAAGAHSLAAAAQQAGLMAGNPLNAAAAAAAAAANPAAAYQNYALANVDMSSFQGVDWSTMYGMGMYV